Proteins encoded within one genomic window of uncultured Draconibacterium sp.:
- a CDS encoding RagB/SusD family nutrient uptake outer membrane protein, which yields MKKIILFLLIGVFTLTSCDEFLEESPKSSLTDVDYYKTESQATENVNYLYRNGATIRIAHASSAYIGSKSSILGMLTGYFINSYEGQEVVCRYSRLLTRQGHTNEISGTSDDIWDNSYRTINVANNAIASIPGIEMSASSASTLIAEAKFFRAFNYFYLVKTFGDVPLLLEPATLENLYPERTAATAVYEQIERDLIDAVEDLPAVTFASNGHRISKYVAAMALADVYFYQGDYANAKTYAKMVIDSPHALAENSDLAENSAFNQLRTTDDLDEVIYSLEYDASIANSSWRPTYAFTSSATAVFGTYSIFERTYGPIDRFLNVYDENDLRIRPNQFFHWEYTNPTNDKTWTAPEGQAGCWYYFDEDALLNTGIGTKDWNFYRLSEAYLDYAESVAQTEGVTDEATTYLAKVKVRANTEGKTEDEIKAELLSLSNQEFIEACWTERLREFPLEFKIWDDCVRTMKFPVISETEKGSVTYVDLIGAENAAGATFKETDLVFPISLNELQRNPNLTQNEGYASR from the coding sequence ATGAAAAAGATAATATTATTCTTATTAATAGGGGTCTTTACGTTGACCTCATGCGATGAGTTTCTGGAAGAAAGTCCAAAATCATCTCTTACAGATGTGGATTATTATAAAACCGAATCTCAGGCAACCGAGAACGTAAACTATTTGTACCGCAACGGGGCAACAATCCGAATTGCACATGCATCAAGCGCATATATTGGCTCTAAATCATCGATACTAGGAATGTTAACTGGCTATTTCATCAATAGTTACGAAGGTCAGGAAGTAGTGTGTAGATATTCACGTTTGCTTACCCGTCAAGGGCATACAAATGAAATCTCAGGAACTTCTGATGATATTTGGGATAACAGTTACCGCACCATTAATGTGGCGAATAATGCCATTGCCAGTATCCCTGGTATTGAAATGAGTGCAAGCTCTGCAAGCACCTTAATTGCGGAAGCCAAATTCTTCAGGGCATTCAACTATTTCTATTTGGTAAAAACATTTGGCGACGTTCCGTTATTACTGGAGCCTGCAACTTTAGAGAACCTGTATCCTGAAAGAACAGCTGCAACAGCTGTTTACGAGCAGATTGAAAGGGACTTGATCGACGCTGTTGAGGATTTACCGGCAGTAACATTTGCATCAAACGGACACCGTATTTCGAAATACGTAGCTGCTATGGCTTTGGCTGATGTATATTTTTATCAGGGAGATTATGCCAATGCAAAAACTTATGCCAAAATGGTTATTGATTCTCCTCATGCTTTAGCTGAAAACAGCGACTTAGCTGAAAACAGTGCTTTTAACCAGTTGCGTACAACCGATGATTTGGATGAAGTAATTTACAGTTTGGAATACGATGCCAGTATTGCCAACAGCTCATGGAGACCAACTTATGCATTCACATCGTCGGCAACAGCTGTATTCGGAACTTATTCAATTTTTGAAAGAACTTATGGCCCGATTGACCGTTTCCTGAATGTTTACGATGAAAACGATCTTCGTATTCGGCCTAACCAGTTCTTCCATTGGGAATATACCAATCCAACAAACGATAAAACCTGGACTGCTCCTGAAGGACAAGCCGGTTGCTGGTATTATTTCGACGAAGATGCGCTGTTAAATACAGGTATCGGAACAAAAGACTGGAACTTCTATCGTTTGTCCGAAGCGTATTTAGATTACGCCGAATCAGTTGCTCAAACTGAAGGAGTAACCGATGAAGCTACAACTTACCTGGCGAAAGTTAAGGTACGTGCCAACACTGAAGGAAAAACCGAAGATGAAATAAAAGCAGAATTACTGAGCCTGTCGAATCAGGAGTTTATTGAAGCTTGTTGGACAGAAAGATTGCGTGAATTCCCGTTGGAATTTAAAATTTGGGACGACTGTGTACGTACAATGAAATTCCCAGTTATTTCAGAAACAGAAAAAGGAAGTGTTACCTATGTTGATTTGATCGGTGCTGAGAATGCCGCAGGTGCTACATTTAAAGAAACTGATTTGGTATTTCCAATCTCTTTAAATGAATTGCAACGTAACCCAAATCTTACTCAAAATGAGGGATATGCTTCCAGGTAA
- a CDS encoding glycoside hydrolase family 125 protein, translating to MTNRRNFIKTSTLSVAGLMASVPFSFGAGSLTNKYSSMRPALGERHFTSKAVEETIIAAKAKIKDPKLAWMFENCFPNTLDTTVEYGTKNGKPDTFVITGDIHAMWLRDSTAQVWPYLPLTSEDEHLKSLIAGVVNRQTQCVLLDPYANAFNKTKEEEVHWMSDLTDMKQGLHERKWEIDSLCYTVRLAYNYWKTTGDKSVFDADWQKAAELIVNTFKEQQRIEDLGPYKFQRETAAQHDTLSNHGYGRPLKPVGLINSSFRPSDDASTYGFLIPSNLFAVVSLRQLAEISSEVTGDKAFARTCVVFADEVEEAIKEYAIVEHPKYGTVYAFEVDGFGNHTFMDDANVPSLLALPYLCSVSKDDPVYKNTRELVWSEDNPYFFKGKAAEGIGGPHVGYDMIWPMAIIMRAMTSSDDQEIEWCIKTLRDTDADTGFMHETFHKDNPSNFTRSWFAWANTLFGELILKVINEGKEGLINH from the coding sequence ATGACAAATAGACGAAATTTTATTAAAACAAGTACATTAAGTGTTGCCGGACTGATGGCTTCAGTTCCATTTTCTTTTGGAGCTGGTTCTTTAACAAACAAATACAGTTCAATGCGTCCTGCACTAGGTGAAAGACATTTTACTTCTAAAGCGGTTGAAGAAACCATAATTGCCGCTAAAGCAAAGATCAAAGACCCGAAACTTGCCTGGATGTTCGAGAACTGTTTTCCAAATACGCTGGACACTACCGTTGAATACGGCACTAAAAATGGTAAACCTGACACTTTTGTAATTACAGGTGATATTCATGCCATGTGGCTGCGCGACTCGACAGCACAGGTTTGGCCCTATTTACCGCTTACGAGTGAAGACGAACATTTAAAAAGCCTGATTGCAGGAGTCGTAAATCGGCAAACCCAGTGTGTTTTGCTTGATCCGTACGCTAATGCCTTCAATAAAACAAAGGAAGAAGAGGTGCATTGGATGAGCGACCTTACCGATATGAAACAAGGTCTTCATGAACGAAAATGGGAAATCGACTCATTGTGTTACACTGTTCGTTTGGCCTATAATTACTGGAAAACTACCGGCGACAAATCGGTATTTGATGCTGACTGGCAAAAGGCTGCAGAATTAATTGTAAATACGTTTAAAGAACAACAGCGTATCGAAGATCTGGGACCCTATAAATTTCAACGTGAAACAGCTGCCCAGCACGATACTTTATCAAATCATGGTTATGGTCGTCCGCTAAAACCGGTTGGTCTGATCAACTCTTCATTCCGCCCGTCGGACGATGCATCGACTTATGGATTTCTTATTCCTTCGAATTTATTTGCAGTTGTTTCGCTGCGTCAATTGGCTGAAATCAGCTCAGAAGTAACCGGAGATAAAGCCTTTGCAAGAACATGTGTGGTATTTGCCGATGAAGTTGAAGAAGCAATTAAAGAATACGCTATTGTTGAGCATCCAAAATACGGAACGGTGTATGCGTTTGAAGTTGACGGCTTCGGAAATCATACGTTTATGGACGATGCAAATGTGCCAAGTTTGCTGGCTTTACCTTATCTCTGCAGTGTTTCAAAAGATGATCCTGTTTACAAAAATACACGGGAACTGGTATGGAGTGAAGATAATCCGTATTTCTTTAAAGGAAAAGCTGCAGAAGGAATTGGCGGACCGCATGTGGGGTATGACATGATCTGGCCTATGGCTATTATAATGCGGGCTATGACCAGTTCGGATGATCAGGAAATAGAATGGTGCATAAAAACACTGCGAGACACTGATGCCGATACCGGTTTTATGCACGAGACTTTTCATAAAGACAATCCTTCGAACTTTACCCGTTCGTGGTTTGCATGGGCAAATACTTTGTTTGGCGAATTAATCTTAAAGGTTATTAACGAAGGAAAAGAAGGTCTGATCAATCATTAG
- a CDS encoding GH92 family glycosyl hydrolase, with product MINSIKYIIFIALFFVACSKEDTKSNTATKDPVDYVNPYIGNISHLLVPTFPTIHLPNSLLRVYPERGDFAQPELHALPLIVTSHRGSSAFSLSPFQGNESGLKPVIHYSYDLEKLTPYSYSVYLDQQEINVKYGLSHQSAAYEIRYKKDEPAYLVLSSRNGTLKWDGKSLSGYQLLNNNTKVYIYLILNEKPGQVYQLADGKLTEANKADGNNSALVLKYPKETKQLNIHYGISFIDEVQANANMEREVSGKSVAELQNAGRKIWNDELGKIKVDGGTEDNITVFYTSLYRCYERPVCISEGGRYYSAFDGKVHDDDGRPFYTDDWIWDSYRAHHPLRVLIDSEKEEDILNSFVLMSEQMNHFWWPTFPEITGDSRRMNSNHGVASVIDAYRKGLTNFDIEKAYEACKRAITEKTLSPWSGKPAGELDEFYKKHGFIPALHEGEEETVPEVNRFERRQTVAVTLGTSYDEWCLAQIAKELGKEEDYEYFSKASFNYRNLFHPETKFFHPKDQNEKFIEPFDYRFSGGIGARDYYDENNGWTYRWDVQHNIPDLISLMGGKNEFAENLDALFTTPMGRGKREFYTQLPDQTGNVGQFTMANEPSLHIPYLYNYAGQPWKTQKLIRNLLHEWFRNDLMGIPGDEDGGGLTSFVVFSSMGFYPVTPGNPKYSLGSPLFEQISIDLGNGKTFEIRAHNVSADNKYIQSATMSGKQLNKPGISHEDIMNGGVLDLTMDKFPNKKLWN from the coding sequence ATGATTAATTCAATTAAATATATAATCTTCATTGCTTTGTTTTTTGTTGCCTGCTCGAAAGAGGATACGAAAAGCAATACTGCAACAAAAGATCCGGTTGATTATGTAAATCCATATATTGGAAATATCAGTCATCTTCTGGTTCCCACTTTTCCTACAATACACTTACCAAACAGTTTATTACGCGTATATCCTGAACGTGGCGATTTTGCCCAGCCCGAATTACATGCTTTACCACTAATAGTTACAAGTCATCGTGGGAGTTCGGCATTTAGTCTGAGTCCGTTCCAGGGAAATGAAAGTGGATTAAAACCTGTGATTCATTACAGTTACGACCTGGAAAAACTCACTCCGTATTCGTATTCTGTATATTTAGACCAGCAAGAGATAAACGTTAAATATGGCTTGTCTCATCAATCTGCAGCCTATGAAATTAGATATAAAAAAGATGAACCTGCATATTTGGTTTTGAGTTCAAGAAACGGAACTTTAAAATGGGATGGAAAATCGTTAAGCGGATACCAGTTACTAAATAACAACACAAAAGTCTACATCTATCTGATATTAAATGAGAAACCCGGACAAGTTTATCAATTGGCAGATGGAAAATTAACTGAAGCAAATAAAGCTGACGGAAATAATAGCGCGCTAGTATTAAAGTATCCGAAAGAAACAAAACAGTTGAATATCCATTATGGTATTTCTTTTATTGATGAAGTACAGGCCAATGCCAATATGGAGCGTGAAGTTTCAGGTAAATCGGTAGCTGAATTACAAAATGCGGGAAGAAAGATCTGGAACGATGAGTTGGGTAAGATTAAAGTTGATGGAGGAACGGAAGACAATATAACGGTATTCTATACCTCGTTGTACCGCTGTTATGAACGTCCTGTTTGTATTTCAGAAGGAGGCCGATATTACAGCGCTTTCGATGGGAAAGTTCATGACGATGACGGACGTCCGTTTTATACCGACGACTGGATTTGGGATTCATATCGCGCCCATCATCCATTAAGAGTATTGATCGATTCTGAAAAAGAAGAAGATATTCTGAATTCATTCGTGTTGATGTCGGAGCAAATGAATCATTTCTGGTGGCCAACATTCCCCGAGATTACAGGCGATAGCCGCCGTATGAATTCAAATCATGGAGTTGCTTCAGTAATTGATGCTTACCGAAAGGGATTAACAAATTTTGATATAGAAAAAGCTTACGAAGCCTGTAAAAGAGCAATCACTGAAAAAACATTATCTCCCTGGTCGGGAAAACCTGCCGGGGAACTGGATGAGTTTTATAAGAAGCACGGTTTTATTCCCGCTTTACACGAAGGAGAAGAAGAAACTGTTCCGGAAGTTAATCGTTTTGAACGTCGCCAGACAGTTGCGGTTACGCTCGGAACTTCGTACGATGAATGGTGTCTGGCTCAAATTGCAAAAGAACTTGGAAAAGAAGAGGATTACGAATATTTCTCAAAAGCTTCTTTTAATTACCGGAATCTGTTCCATCCTGAAACAAAATTTTTCCATCCGAAAGATCAGAATGAAAAATTTATTGAACCTTTTGATTACCGTTTCTCCGGGGGCATTGGTGCACGCGATTATTACGATGAAAATAACGGGTGGACCTATCGTTGGGATGTTCAGCACAACATACCTGATTTAATAAGTTTAATGGGAGGAAAGAACGAATTCGCGGAGAATCTTGATGCCTTGTTCACAACGCCTATGGGAAGGGGCAAACGAGAATTTTATACACAACTTCCCGATCAAACGGGAAATGTAGGGCAATTTACAATGGCAAACGAACCTTCATTACATATTCCATATTTATACAATTATGCAGGCCAGCCCTGGAAAACACAAAAGTTGATCAGGAATTTATTGCATGAGTGGTTCCGTAACGATCTGATGGGAATTCCGGGAGATGAAGATGGAGGTGGACTTACATCATTTGTTGTATTCTCATCCATGGGATTTTATCCTGTTACACCGGGAAATCCGAAATATTCACTAGGCAGTCCTTTATTCGAACAGATCTCCATTGATTTGGGAAATGGAAAAACTTTTGAAATAAGAGCTCATAACGTTTCTGCTGATAATAAATATATTCAATCGGCAACAATGAGCGGGAAACAACTTAATAAGCCTGGCATATCACATGAAGATATAATGAATGGCGGAGTACTTGACCTGACAATGGACAAGTTTCCCAATAAAAAGCTTTGGAATTAA
- a CDS encoding glycoside hydrolase family 95 protein, translating to MNRLNHLLYLISFGLLFFGQSCCNESAVEEATSTHVLWYDKPATYFEESLVLGNGKMGASVFGGVESEKIYLNDITLWSGEPVDPYMNPEAYKFIPEIREALANEDYELADKLNHHLMGKYSQSYAPLGTLFLNFQHNGNVENYHRELDIDKAVSTTSYQVDEVIYKREYFVSYPDQVMVVKLSADKKDALNFAVKFDSQLRFNTSADNNVLKVEGYAPYQALPNYHAGDEAPIQFDENRGTHFSTYMKVESNGGNSLYTDSVLTVSGASEAVLYVSIATSFNGFDKDPAKDGLDNKAIAQKQLINADKKSVEEIEEAHIADYSSLMNRVQLDLGETTAPELPTDERLKRYFSGAEDKNLEVLYFQYGRYLLIASSRTEGVPANLQGLWNPHLQPPWSSNYTMNINVEENYWMAETGNLSEMHRPLLSFIGNVAKTGAVTAKTFYGVDKGWASCHNSDIWAMSNPVGGFGEGDPVWACWNMSGPWLSTHLWEHYQFTQDIDFLKNEGYPLMKGAAEFCLNWMVEDKNGNLITSPSTSPENNYITDKGYRGATLYGGTADLAMIRECFLQTIQATKVLNVDAEFRTDMEQALEKMYPYQIGKKGNLQEWYYDWEDADPKHRHQSHLFGLHPGNHINPDETPDLAEACKTTLEIKGDETTGWSKGWRINLWARLLDGNRAYKMYRELLSYVDPSGEDTQYSQGGGTYPNLFDAHPPFQIDGNFGGSAGVIEMLMQSHQNRIDLLPALPDAWPEGSVSGICARGGFEISMDWSEGKLNGVTVLSKAGGSTKLVCQGKEKEIDLKKGETVSFEW from the coding sequence ATGAATCGACTCAACCATCTTTTATATTTAATCAGTTTTGGTTTGCTTTTTTTTGGCCAGTCGTGTTGTAACGAATCCGCTGTTGAAGAGGCTACTTCAACACATGTATTGTGGTACGATAAACCTGCCACGTATTTTGAGGAAAGTCTGGTGCTTGGAAACGGCAAAATGGGGGCTTCCGTTTTTGGCGGCGTGGAATCGGAGAAAATATACCTGAACGATATAACACTTTGGTCGGGCGAGCCGGTTGATCCGTATATGAATCCGGAGGCCTACAAATTTATACCTGAAATACGTGAAGCTTTGGCTAACGAAGACTACGAGTTGGCGGATAAATTGAATCACCATTTAATGGGGAAATATTCTCAATCGTATGCGCCGCTGGGTACGTTGTTTTTAAATTTTCAACACAATGGGAATGTGGAAAATTACCATCGAGAGCTGGATATCGATAAGGCTGTTTCAACAACATCCTATCAAGTAGATGAAGTTATTTATAAACGCGAGTATTTTGTTTCGTATCCCGATCAGGTTATGGTGGTGAAACTAAGCGCCGATAAAAAAGATGCATTGAACTTTGCTGTTAAATTCGATAGCCAGTTGCGATTCAATACATCGGCAGACAACAACGTCTTAAAGGTAGAAGGATATGCACCGTACCAGGCACTGCCAAATTACCACGCGGGAGATGAGGCTCCGATTCAATTTGATGAAAACCGTGGAACGCACTTTTCCACTTATATGAAAGTGGAGAGCAACGGTGGAAACTCACTGTATACGGATAGTGTATTAACAGTTTCGGGAGCAAGCGAAGCTGTACTTTATGTTTCGATCGCAACCAGTTTTAACGGTTTTGATAAAGATCCGGCAAAGGACGGTTTGGACAATAAAGCAATTGCGCAAAAACAATTGATTAACGCGGATAAAAAAAGTGTTGAAGAAATTGAAGAAGCTCATATTGCTGATTACAGTTCGTTAATGAACCGCGTTCAGCTCGATTTGGGAGAAACTACAGCACCCGAATTACCTACCGACGAACGATTGAAAAGATATTTCAGTGGAGCTGAGGATAAAAATCTGGAAGTACTGTATTTCCAGTATGGCCGCTATTTGTTGATTGCCAGCTCGAGAACCGAAGGTGTTCCTGCCAATTTGCAGGGACTTTGGAACCCGCATTTGCAACCGCCGTGGAGCAGTAACTACACCATGAATATTAACGTGGAAGAAAATTACTGGATGGCCGAAACGGGCAACCTGAGTGAAATGCATCGTCCGCTTTTGTCATTTATTGGCAATGTGGCAAAAACGGGGGCCGTAACTGCAAAAACATTTTATGGTGTTGATAAAGGCTGGGCATCATGTCATAACTCGGATATCTGGGCTATGAGTAATCCTGTTGGCGGTTTTGGCGAAGGTGATCCGGTGTGGGCTTGCTGGAATATGAGCGGTCCGTGGCTGAGTACACATTTGTGGGAACACTACCAGTTTACGCAGGATATCGATTTCCTGAAAAACGAAGGTTACCCGCTGATGAAAGGTGCTGCTGAATTTTGTTTAAACTGGATGGTGGAAGATAAAAATGGTAATCTCATTACTTCGCCGTCTACTTCCCCCGAGAACAATTACATAACTGATAAAGGCTACCGCGGAGCTACACTTTATGGTGGAACCGCCGACCTTGCAATGATAAGAGAATGCTTTTTACAGACTATTCAGGCAACCAAAGTTCTGAATGTGGATGCTGAATTCAGGACAGATATGGAACAGGCGCTGGAAAAAATGTATCCCTACCAGATTGGTAAAAAAGGCAATCTGCAGGAGTGGTATTACGATTGGGAAGATGCTGATCCGAAACACCGTCACCAGTCGCATTTGTTTGGTCTGCATCCGGGCAATCATATTAATCCAGATGAAACACCCGATCTGGCAGAGGCCTGTAAAACAACGCTCGAAATTAAAGGCGATGAAACAACAGGCTGGTCGAAAGGCTGGCGCATAAACCTGTGGGCACGTTTGCTCGACGGAAACCGTGCCTACAAAATGTATCGCGAGTTATTGAGTTATGTCGATCCGTCGGGTGAGGATACACAATACAGTCAGGGTGGAGGAACTTACCCGAATTTATTCGATGCACATCCGCCGTTCCAGATCGATGGTAATTTTGGTGGTTCTGCCGGTGTTATCGAAATGTTGATGCAATCGCACCAAAATCGCATCGATTTATTGCCAGCTTTGCCTGATGCATGGCCCGAAGGTTCTGTTAGCGGCATTTGTGCCCGTGGCGGTTTCGAAATTTCAATGGACTGGAGTGAAGGAAAATTGAACGGCGTAACAGTCTTGTCCAAAGCCGGAGGAAGCACAAAACTTGTGTGTCAGGGAAAAGAAAAAGAAATTGATTTGAAGAAAGGCGAGACGGTCTCGTTTGAATGGTAA
- a CDS encoding tetratricopeptide repeat protein produces MHLILLKNRRLNKAERALNSGKYQEALKLGQALASSRNREMSFRANRVCGLAFYKRKKYKDSLAYLEKACQTGNFRHDWYNLAMALVFAGKLNEAEEAFKNIYRTNVQPGYLYAVPVPGLLYQYMKALIKKQFVDAAIVRANELKQMFCGVGPDTTKQVQRGLPNFSTFLTEVEALFEPERFVVWKSDFRM; encoded by the coding sequence ATGCATTTAATTTTATTAAAGAATCGGCGATTAAATAAAGCAGAGCGTGCATTAAATAGTGGAAAATACCAGGAGGCACTAAAGCTTGGACAAGCTTTAGCAAGTTCACGAAATAGGGAAATGAGTTTCCGCGCAAACCGGGTGTGTGGGTTAGCATTTTACAAGCGTAAAAAATACAAAGACAGTCTGGCGTATCTTGAAAAGGCATGCCAGACAGGAAACTTTCGGCACGATTGGTATAATCTGGCAATGGCTTTGGTTTTTGCCGGCAAACTGAACGAGGCAGAAGAGGCATTTAAAAACATTTACCGCACCAATGTACAGCCCGGTTATTTGTATGCAGTGCCCGTTCCCGGTTTGCTTTATCAGTACATGAAAGCTTTAATAAAAAAGCAGTTCGTTGATGCTGCAATAGTGCGGGCTAATGAGTTAAAGCAAATGTTTTGCGGTGTTGGACCGGATACAACAAAACAAGTGCAACGAGGATTGCCCAATTTTTCCACCTTCCTTACAGAAGTTGAGGCCTTGTTTGAACCGGAACGGTTTGTTGTGTGGAAAAGTGATTTTCGGATGTAG
- a CDS encoding aminotransferase class IV has product MQLLETIKCKNGKLHNLEYHQARFDLARMKYFPDEPKLKLEELIEIPETCLKGLFRCRVVYAEQLEKIEFLPHQYRSINSILLIEDNSIEYRNKYTNRKQLQHLYNQRGNCDDILIVQNNCITDSFTANPIFFDGKKWWTPDTPLLPGTQRARLLVENKISVCHITIDDLSRYIKIGLINALQDMDDMPVVPVERIRTNDK; this is encoded by the coding sequence ATGCAATTACTTGAAACCATAAAATGTAAAAACGGGAAACTCCACAACCTGGAATATCACCAGGCTCGGTTTGATTTGGCGCGAATGAAATACTTTCCCGATGAACCAAAGCTGAAGTTGGAGGAGCTAATTGAGATACCTGAAACTTGTTTAAAAGGACTTTTCCGTTGCCGGGTGGTATATGCCGAACAGCTTGAAAAGATCGAGTTCCTGCCTCACCAATATCGTTCTATCAACAGCATCCTCCTGATTGAGGACAACAGCATTGAATACCGCAACAAATACACCAACCGTAAACAACTGCAGCATTTATACAACCAACGCGGCAATTGCGACGATATTCTTATCGTACAAAACAATTGCATAACCGACAGTTTTACCGCCAACCCAATTTTTTTTGATGGCAAAAAATGGTGGACACCCGACACTCCCCTGCTTCCCGGAACGCAACGTGCACGCCTACTTGTCGAAAATAAAATTTCGGTTTGCCACATTACTATTGATGACCTATCCCGTTATATAAAAATAGGTTTGATAAACGCCCTGCAGGATATGGACGATATGCCGGTGGTGCCTGTTGAAAGGATTAGAACAAATGACAAATAA
- a CDS encoding aminodeoxychorismate synthase component I encodes MKENKTIISEMNKLGRRNEAFVFVIDFDTSKAKLFRPDETDKIWWQANNQSNYAQPTTDEKEIEWETEPVSFSHYKKGFDLVQHHIHNGDTYLLNYTQPTTIKTNLSLEEIYHHSEARYKVLLKDKFVCFSPEIFVQIDAGKISSYPMKGTMDASLPNAKERILNDSKELAEHNTIVDLIRNDLSLVAENVTVEKFRYLERLKTNQRDLWQVSSKISGNLPENYTEQIGDIIFKMLPAGSICGAPKKKTVEIIKAAENYDRGFYTGIFGYFDGQNLDSCVLIRYIEKQDNRLVYKSGGGITFLSNAESEYEELVKKVYIPVFRKD; translated from the coding sequence ATGAAGGAAAACAAAACGATAATATCGGAAATGAATAAACTGGGCCGCCGGAACGAGGCTTTTGTTTTTGTAATCGATTTTGACACATCAAAAGCTAAGCTCTTCAGACCCGACGAAACGGATAAAATTTGGTGGCAAGCGAATAATCAATCGAATTATGCCCAGCCAACAACTGATGAAAAAGAAATAGAATGGGAAACAGAGCCGGTTTCATTCAGCCATTATAAAAAGGGATTTGATCTTGTTCAACACCATATCCACAACGGCGATACATATTTACTGAACTATACACAGCCCACAACGATTAAAACCAACCTCTCGCTGGAGGAGATCTATCACCATAGCGAGGCGCGTTATAAAGTGCTGCTGAAAGATAAGTTTGTATGTTTCTCGCCCGAGATATTTGTGCAGATCGATGCCGGAAAAATTTCGTCGTACCCTATGAAAGGAACGATGGATGCTTCGTTGCCCAACGCCAAAGAGCGAATTTTAAACGACTCGAAAGAGCTGGCCGAGCACAATACTATTGTAGACCTGATACGAAACGACCTGAGCCTGGTAGCCGAAAATGTAACGGTTGAAAAATTCCGTTACCTGGAGCGGCTAAAAACCAACCAGCGCGATTTGTGGCAGGTTAGTTCGAAAATAAGCGGCAATCTGCCCGAAAACTATACGGAACAAATTGGTGATATTATTTTTAAAATGTTGCCTGCCGGATCAATATGCGGTGCACCAAAAAAGAAAACCGTGGAGATTATTAAAGCAGCCGAAAACTACGACCGTGGCTTTTACACCGGTATTTTTGGCTATTTCGACGGGCAAAACCTTGATAGCTGTGTACTAATACGCTACATTGAAAAACAGGATAACCGACTGGTATACAAAAGCGGCGGAGGAATAACTTTTTTAAGCAATGCCGAAAGCGAATACGAAGAGTTGGTGAAGAAAGTTTATATTCCGGTTTTTAGGAAGGACTGA
- a CDS encoding YggS family pyridoxal phosphate-dependent enzyme produces MDIGKNIKEITESLPENVRLVAVSKTKPNEDILEAYNVGHRIFGENKVQDLTKKYEELPKDIEWHFIGHPQSNKVKYIAPFISLIHGVDSIKLLKTINKEAIKNDRIINVLLQFHIAEELTKFGLSSDEADVLLSSDAFKQLTNVRVIGVMGMATYTDDKDQVRNEFRVLKGIFNSLKNKYFSDSKFFTEISMGMSGDYPLAVEEGSTMIRVGSKIFGARNY; encoded by the coding sequence ATGGATATTGGGAAAAATATAAAAGAAATTACGGAAAGTTTGCCAGAAAATGTACGACTGGTAGCGGTTTCAAAAACAAAGCCCAACGAGGATATTTTGGAAGCCTACAATGTCGGTCATCGCATTTTTGGCGAAAATAAAGTACAGGATTTAACCAAAAAATACGAAGAACTGCCCAAAGATATTGAGTGGCATTTTATCGGACATCCGCAATCGAACAAGGTAAAATATATTGCTCCGTTTATCTCGCTTATTCACGGAGTCGATTCCATTAAGCTGTTAAAAACCATCAATAAAGAGGCCATTAAAAACGATCGGATAATTAATGTATTGTTGCAGTTTCATATTGCTGAAGAATTGACCAAATTTGGTTTGTCGTCTGATGAGGCCGATGTTTTACTGTCGTCCGATGCATTTAAGCAGCTAACAAACGTACGGGTTATCGGCGTAATGGGAATGGCTACTTATACAGATGATAAAGATCAGGTGCGGAATGAATTTCGCGTGTTAAAAGGTATTTTTAATTCGCTGAAAAATAAATACTTTTCCGATTCCAAATTTTTCACCGAAATTTCAATGGGAATGTCGGGTGATTATCCCTTAGCTGTTGAGGAGGGGAGCACGATGATTCGTGTGGGAAGTAAAATTTTTGGAGCACGAAACTATTGA